Proteins encoded together in one Chitinophaga lutea window:
- a CDS encoding RagB/SusD family nutrient uptake outer membrane protein yields MKTHYIKKTALLLMLGSALPIVSCNKEYINPSTASVPSVTTSPDALMNLSAGLQRRFTIGRQSPLYSAPIGAAYGVYALYTLNIGNTAEKELETGKGAVTQANSVVSQLWTQCLLARTEAETVLNNLNVAADAGDKVGLKAYGSIFYALSMGTLVQFFEHIPLKTENNAAFSPRADVLKKVIEVLESADADLAATAPSAKFLSRVPAGIDVKNTVKALLARYYNIQSMITGTYDAASGNKAITYASAASLTVKSEFRFSAVTTNPLGEWNFTVNVFGAIDSTLGLRNGLAPVPAATDPRVGFYISRTGPTTYPLKAFALNTTASYPVYLPGEMHLIIAENYARQSQFVQSKTALDAVRTKTTDIYGIGASQPAYSGAMTTAALLTDIYKQRRLEMFLCGQELEDSRRFGRPGPNAPGEERNRNFYPYPLIERDNNPSTPADPAI; encoded by the coding sequence ATGAAAACGCATTATATCAAAAAAACGGCTTTATTGCTCATGCTGGGAAGTGCGCTGCCGATCGTTTCCTGCAATAAAGAATACATCAACCCGAGTACGGCATCGGTACCGAGCGTGACGACCAGTCCGGATGCTTTGATGAACCTCAGCGCCGGCTTACAGCGGCGTTTTACCATCGGCCGCCAGAGCCCGCTGTATTCCGCACCGATCGGGGCGGCGTATGGCGTGTATGCACTGTACACCCTCAACATCGGTAACACCGCGGAAAAAGAACTGGAAACCGGCAAAGGCGCCGTTACACAGGCCAACTCCGTGGTATCCCAGTTGTGGACGCAATGCCTGCTCGCGCGCACCGAGGCCGAAACGGTACTGAATAATCTCAACGTGGCCGCGGACGCAGGCGACAAGGTAGGGTTGAAAGCATATGGCAGTATTTTCTACGCCCTGAGCATGGGCACCCTGGTGCAGTTTTTCGAGCACATCCCGCTGAAAACGGAAAACAATGCCGCGTTCAGTCCGCGCGCCGACGTGCTGAAAAAAGTGATCGAGGTACTTGAAAGTGCGGATGCCGACCTGGCTGCAACTGCGCCCAGCGCGAAGTTTCTCAGCAGAGTACCGGCGGGCATCGATGTGAAGAATACCGTGAAAGCATTGCTGGCACGTTACTACAACATCCAGAGCATGATCACCGGCACTTACGATGCAGCATCCGGCAACAAAGCCATCACATACGCCTCCGCCGCCAGCCTGACGGTGAAATCGGAGTTCCGTTTTTCCGCGGTGACCACCAACCCGCTGGGTGAGTGGAACTTCACGGTGAACGTATTCGGCGCGATCGATTCCACGCTCGGCCTCCGCAACGGCCTCGCGCCGGTACCTGCGGCAACGGATCCGCGCGTAGGGTTCTACATCAGCCGTACGGGGCCGACCACCTATCCGCTGAAAGCATTTGCGCTGAACACCACCGCTTCTTACCCGGTATACCTGCCCGGCGAAATGCACCTGATCATCGCGGAAAACTACGCCCGCCAGTCGCAGTTCGTACAGAGCAAAACCGCCCTGGATGCCGTGCGCACCAAAACGACCGACATCTACGGCATCGGCGCTTCGCAGCCGGCGTACAGCGGCGCGATGACGACAGCCGCCCTGCTCACCGACATCTATAAACAAAGAAGACTGGAGATGTTCCTCTGCGGCCAGGAGCTGGAAGACAGCCGCCGTTTCGGACGCCCCGGGCCCAATGCGCCCGGTGAGGAAAGGAACCGGAATTTTTATCCTTACCCGCTGATCGAAAGGGATAACAATCCCAGCACACCCGCGGACCCGGCTATTTAA